A window of Miscanthus floridulus cultivar M001 chromosome 12, ASM1932011v1, whole genome shotgun sequence genomic DNA:
GTGACATTGTGCTCCTGATCGAGTAAGCTATTTTTTCCTTCACAAAAGATACCAAACTTTTACGTGTTTACATGCATGTTACTGCAACACCTTATTAAGCGCAAAATATTTCCTAATGTTTCTGCACATCTTAAATTACATTATTTTTCACTTCCAAATTTGCAGTGGCCAAAAAAATTTGGTTCGATTTTGGGGACCAAAGTTCAGCAAATAGATGAGAGGGCAATATCTCATGTCATCACAATAACATCAAGAACTGTCAACAATATTAGCAGTAGGTCTTCATTATTCAATATCAATAATTCAATAATATTAGCCTTTCAACAAACTTCCAAGGAGATACATTCAGATTTACGAATCCATTTTACTGCCTTTTTAATACATTCTTGAGATCTGATTTGCATTCAGATTTGTCACACCATGTACCATTCAATCACTTCGAGCCATTCTGGCAAGCAACTCCTGTGCAAACATGCAATCTACTATTATGCCTACATAATAATTCCTCAGTTAATGAAGCACACTTATAATAAAACTAAAATAAAGACCCCATGCAACGTATAATTACTAATATAAGCTATCACAAAAAATATCTATAaagtagctatatatatatatttctaaattacatACTCTACAACCGTTAAGTTAAAAATAAGCATAACGTTATGTTGCACCATATGGACCAACTAAACGTGTATACATTAGAATAACTATTTATTTTAACAACTTATCATGCATGAAATTATTCCCTTAATAAATGACATAGTAATTAAGTTATATTAATACTTCAAGATAAGTGTACACATTTGACTAAAATATTACAATATATAAATATTTgtaatttaattttaagcactCTATGTGCTAGAAATGATGTTACAATATgacattatgaaagataatataaAGTAACATATTTAGATTTGTATTTAAATTATCTATATCTTACTGTTATTTTAATAGcttataaaaaaattaaataacCATAAAGCACAAATATGTTTCTCCATTGCTCattttatatatattaatacaAAAAATTGATTAATACAATAAACATACATATTGTGCCAACATACAAATCACACACTCATACTTAAGatatatattttatatatttttactaAAAATGTTTGACATATCTATATTGATAATGTAACCATTACTATATAAAAATTTCGTTGCTAAAAAATCAAATATCTTGAGAAAAGGAGGAGGTTAGTATATACCATAGGTGCCTACGTCCCCATTGTAAATTTCACATCAAACTCCATCACTAATCTTAATAGACATGGTGTAACTTAAAAATTAATGATTAGTTATGTCATCATAATACTTAAGAGTAAATATTAATACAAACATTTACTCCTAAGATTCTAACCTGTGCAAGAGCACGGGTTGATGGGCTAGTGGGGTCAAATTACTTTCGACCTCAACATCACTGTCATCTAAAACTAACAACGAGATGAAATGTGCATTTTATCCTTTTTGTCTACACGCGAatcaaatttttgtagttgcctaTGTCACAGATGATACAAACTAGTATTCCATACAATAGTCATATGTCATTACGCTATGCCGCTATGTTAATGCACCTACCAATCACAAGTTATGCATGTTAACGTGTTAATATGACTTCATATATGCATACTCGAGAAGTATACTTATGCTCACTTTACTTCATGCACAACCATATTTATGCAACTTGTTTTCCTTGCTAAAGCCATGTGCATATTTTCTTGTAAtattttggataaaccctgcgTAGTACTCCATACTTACGGTGCTATTATTAAATTGTGGTTGCATGTGAGTAAATGCTAGTGTATGAGTATTTCCGTGCCCCTAAGCCCCTCTTCTGGATGGTAGTAGAGTGCACCTTGGATGGTTAGCTTATGGGCCATGCAAggtttagatctatgtttttctataattaattaatagcTACGTTTTCTATACTCtaattgtgatgaaatttttatggtgggctaattattatatAATTGAACGCTAGTGTATGAGTATTTCCGTGCCCCTAAGCCTCTCTTCTAGATGGTAGTAGAGTGCACCTTGGATGGTTAGCTTATGGGCCATGCAAGGTTTAGATttatgtttttctataattaattaatagcTGCGGTTTCTATACTCTAATTGTGATGAatttttttatggtgggctaattattgtatgattgaactatagtaaaaatttcatactcattgagtATGGAATTTTTACTAAAGTTCAagcatgagtatgaaattttcactataattcaatcatacaataattagcccaccataaaaatttcaccacaattgaaccatagaaactgaagctatgaattaattacagaaaaacatagattTAAAGCAATGATAAAAAAATTGttctaaagcataccatattatatgttcactgtgtagatctactcatgtggagtccaacaaaattggatttttattttatgatttttctgtgatttactgtGTTTTTTTTTGAAGATTCAACCGAAATAAATGAAAAAGACAAAATCGCCTTTGAAAACCGATTATAACCAgtcagggaggtaaaacgaacggttttaaaagttcagaaAGATGGTTTACCCGATTTCAAAGTTCTTGAATCAAAAACAAACTTCCGTAAAATTTGAGAAAGATAATGtggattttttttctctttctcataTGAGAAAACAACAACTAACGGCCCACTTGCGCAAAAGGCCCAAGACGACAATTGCTTTCGCTGCGCGCTGCAACTGCAACCCTCCGTCTCCGTTCCGCGCACAcatccgcccgccgccgccatggaggACGTCCTGacaccgccgcagcagcagccggaaCTCGCTGGAGAGAAGCGTAAGAGGGAGGAGGGTTCGCTGGATGCGTCCACCGAAGATGATCCATCAGCCCCCGCCTCCACCGGCAGTGCTGAGGATGCAGCCGGCAGCGGCGTCGCCCGGCACCCGATGTGGAAGACGAGCCTGTGCTCCTTCttccgccgccgcggcgccggcgccgaagGGTGCAGCCACGGGGAGTCCTGCCGATACGCGCACACCGAGGAGGAGCTCCGCCCGCGGCCCGACGGCACCTGGGACCCCACCTCTGACCGCGCCAAGAAGCTCCGCAAGGTCGCCGCGGAGGCCcaggaggaggccgaggaggaggtcacaGTGGATGAGCAGGCACTCGACAAGTGCCTCGTCGGGCTGCCCAGGGGGTGGTCAGCTGATAGGCTCAAGTCCTTCCTCCAGGACCAGGCAAGTAGTACTAGTGCTCAATTCCTTCTTGTTATTGGTTTTACTGGACACAGTGTCTCGTACTGTTAAATCTAGTACTATGCATTGCCCGTCGGCATCAACAACTAGAACTATACTTAATGCCAGAGCTCGAGAAGTTTGTTTATAATACATTGAAGCCTGAACCAATACTGATTTATGCTGAGTTCTATGAGTGAGTGTACGAGTGTTTTAGGCAGCTTAAGTGTGATTTGTATTGGTACGTGTAGTTAACTATCAACACCAACACATTTGGAGTCTCATGCAGCCAATTTTCCCCTTTTCCTTTCAAAAAGGAATAAGGATATTCATTCGCGAATCCTGTTACTATGCTGAGTTGCCAACCTAATTGTTACAAGTCAAATGATGGTGCTGCAGGAAATCTCGTATGCAAcagcaaagaagaagaagggaatgACAGTTGGTTTTGTGACTTTTCAGAGTGTTGAACAACTAACGAATGCTGTTCAGGTAATTGTCCCTCTCTACATACTGTCTATTTGCTTGGGTGTCTAGGCAAGGCAAGGAACAATGACTTTTACCTCTTGAATTGGTTAGGTCCTTAAGGAGAACCCTTCTGGTGGAAAGGAAATAAAGATAGTAGATGCCAATCGTAGGTCCCATAAAAAAGTGCATGTTGAAGCACCTGTATCCAATACTGGAACAGCAACAGAAAATGGCAGTAGTCCTACTACTGCAGAGGAAACACCTGCGCCTGAATCTGATTCATCAAGTAAAagaagtgcccgtgaagcagttACTCCCCTTGCCCATATGACTTACATTGATCAGCTAGAACACAAAAAACAATCGATGGCACAGATACTGAAGAAACTTGTAAGGCCGATTTCATGCCCTTGTACTGTTCTAAACACTGATAAACAATGGTTTTACAGAAATTGCTAATCTCTCTTTTACTGTTCTAATCTAATGTAGACTCGCAATGCTAGGAAAGCTTGCCCACCTGCCATTCCCCTTCCTGATTGGGTTTTTAAATCAAAGGAAATCGGTAACCTTCCAAGCTTATTGTGTAACACTTTCACATGGTATTCTCAGTAATTGTGATAAGCTCTTATGTGGATGGCGATGGGTTGATCCAGCATCCATCATTGTCATATAGTTTATATTCTGCTTTGTGTTTCAAAAAGATTTCTTTACTAGTACTTTTTACCACCGCTCATCAAATACAATTACACTCATAGCTTGTTTTAGCTCTAGCCATATTTAGCGCTAGCTCTGCCCCTTATGATCCCCGTGCAGATTCTTTTAGACAACTATATATGGATGAAGATAATTGCATGCCATGCTTTATGTTGGATTTTTTTGGCAGAATGATTGGAATGTAATGCATATTTTGATATAAGCCATGCGGGATTGTGAGTAAACTGAAACAATCTTCATCCACGGAGGAGTTAAATCTATTGTTAAGGGACATGCATGCTAATGCTTACTTATTATTGCTGATAAGTAATAATGCAATCTCCAGTCAAAATAGAAGTATTAATCAGCAAATGCAAATAGTTATGCCATATGTGTATGTGCTGATGGCATGGTTTCAAAGTCAACAAGGTGACCCAAGGTGAGCTGGGTACGCCTTAACTAGACACCCAAGGTGAGCTGCGTCCGCTTGGACGCCTAGGTGACGCCTTTGAAACAAAGGCCAATGGAACAACTTCTTGTCCAATGTTtctgttatatatatattttcacTACCCTGAAGGGCGggcttggtgcaagcggtagagtcttaccgcctgtgaccggaaggtcccgggttcgagtcgcggtctcctcgcattgcacaggcgagggtaaggcttgccactaacacccttccccagaccccgcacagagcgggagctctctgcactgggtacgccctttatataTTTTCACTACCCTACGATGATTATAGCACATATTAATGTTGAAGACTCTTCCACGGAAGCACTGCTTCTATTTTTTAGGCTTCCATGACCCTATTATAAGGGCTGGACAAAAAGCTCGTTGAGCTGGATCGGTGGCTTGTTTCAAAAGTCCTCCGATTGGACTCGTTTTTCTTTTAAAATGTAAATGACTTAATTTTGAATAACTTTCAacttcggctcggctcgttaagctCAGCATGAAGTTGGGTCTCAAACAATTCAGGAGACTATGATAAATAAGATTATGCCAATTTTCAAAAAAGCTCGAAAAAAGGTGCAGTTGGCTCGATATTCAGGAGACGAACTCTTCCATGCTTCAATGATTCATATCAATAGCAGACAAGCTGTTAGAATCTCTAGGCAAAGACATATGAGACATGGTGCTGACTGCTGAGTGTAAAATGTGTGTCAGACATGCCTTTTCGTTTGGTTAAAAGTGAACATAAGTGGCATGCAATCCAACTCTTTACAAAATGCAGACAAATTCTAATATGTTTCACTTACCTGAAACATATATAAATCTGTTTTCGACCAGTGTCTGAGACTCTGCAATTTATCTCAAATATTTGGAACATGCTCTTCTCATTGTTCTGGCTTCTGAACATGGGGGGTCTGAAAAATTTGCTTTTTCAGCTTAACAGGATGCACTTATTGTGGCCTTTGCAACGACCTTTTGTGCTTTGCCTCTTGGTAATGGCCTTCTGGACTCTACTCCTTTTGGCTAAGTAACGGTCTGTTCAATAACCCAGGTGGTCTTCCTTGCAAGCTTGAAGGCATTTTGGAGTCCCCAGTTGTTAATGGATACCGTAACAAGTGTGAGTTCTCTGTAGGATATTCCTTAGAGGGCAAAAAGACAGTAGGATTTATGCTCGGAAATTTCAGGTTGGTTTCTCTTTCTCATTTTTTCACTGCTCTTAATTTCATTAATAATGACTGGTACAACATAATTCTAGGGAAGGTGTGACTGCCGTTGAGGAACCTGTCAACTGTCCAAATGTCTCAGAAATTTCCTGCAAATATGCTCAGATGTTCCAAGATTTTCTTCAATCATCAGGCTTCCCTTTGTGGAGCAGGATTGACAACTCTGGGTTTTGGCGCCAACTCACAGTATGCTCTCTAACTTCTCAATCCACAGCTAGATGCTTCTATTTTATGTTTATATTGGGATTTAGAACCAAGACTACTATAGAATTAACATTTTTACACTGGGATTGTTTTAGGTTCGTGAGGGAAGATGTCCAGCTGAAGCTGTTGTTTCACAGAATGCAGAATCACAAATATCAGAAGTCATGCTTATTGTGCAGGTTATTTAGAGTAAAACTTCACTTGTAGTGTCAACCTTAATGAGTCATAaatagggtgtttggtttgaggaacaaGTTAGTCCATTATCTCCAAATTCCTTACTTTTTTATTTGGTTTGTGAAATGGAATAGGTTGATCCATCATCACCTCATTCCTCACGAGCCAATAAAAGAATGGAGTCATTCCACCAAATTTGAGGAATGAACTCATGAtgcaccacctcatctagtaTGGTTTGATtgctcaaaccaaacaccctacATTCCTAGTGGCTGGCCGCTGACACCCTATCAAACTTGCCTGTAATTTCAGGTGTGTTCAACAGGTGTTGATGAAGCTCTTATGAAAGAAGAGTTTGACAAGCTGTCTGCTGCCCTGATACAAGGAGCAGCAACATGCTCACCTCCCTTGCCACTGACAACTATTGTAGTGCAAGTAAAGTTTTCCCAGCTTCTTCAGAACTATGATTTGTGGCTGTTCTTATTAGCTTCATTTTTTTTCGCTTGTAAAGCGTATTGTCTGCTGTCCAGTAAAAGCTATAGCCCATAGGTGTTAATGACTTACTTTGTCATGGTTGTCAGGAATTTTGTTTAACATTTAGCTGGGAGCACTGAAGAGAGCTTGTAGCTTTGAACTGCACTTTTGTCTTTATATAATACTAATATTTGTATTGTCATGCCTAACACTGGGGCACTGGGCTCATTATTCATTTGTTTTTTAGTGGCTGTTTGGCCCATGTTGATttagaaataatattttttagaaaataggCTTCATATTCAGGATATCTGATTTTAAGTTATTCAGCAGTGGAGAAAATTTGGATTGGAAACTGAttcatgaaaaaaaaacaaaggttGATATGTCATAAAGCTCATACTATTTGCTAGTTCTTTTGAATATCTTGATCTTTATCCTTGCTAACCAAACCAGATTTTATGTCGttaagctccaaaaattgtggtAAAATTTGAGATCAAACAGTATCCCTTAGAGATGTTACTTTCAGTTTATGTTGAAAAGTTGGCTGTCTATGTTGTACTTGAAATAATTAAAGAATAATGAAACCAACTTATGCATGCAGGATCATAAAGGGATATCAAATGCGGCACCTACTGATTGCCCACTGATCCCACTATTGGTACCAAAGGGAGATCAGTTGGATGGCACATCAGAAGATAAAACAAGAATCCATGATCACATAAGCAACTTAAAGTTCTCTATATCACCAACAGCTTTTTTCCAGGTCAGTAGCTGAAACAGCAAGTTATTGCTAATTGCCTTTTATGATTATAAATAAATCTTTTAATGGCACACAATTACACAGGTTAATACTCTTGCTGCGGAAAGATTGTATACCCTTGCTGGTGATTGGGCTAATCTCAAATCAGACACATTACTTTTTGATGTGTGTTGTGGGACTGGAACTATTGGCCTGACCTTAGCACATCGTGTTGGAATGGTGATTTCTTTTACACAATTTGTTATCACAACTACAGCTTGAGCCATTATTAACTTATTTAGGTTCTTGTTAGAGATCTCTGTTTCTTTGGAAGAATCTTTCTCAAATCTAGTTACTAATTTTGCCAGGTTGTTGGGATTGAAATGAATGAATCAGCAGTTTCAGATGCTCACAGAAATGCTCTTATCAATGGCATAAAAAATTGTCGCTTTGTCTGTAGTAAGGTAAGGCTCATATTCACTACATGAAACTGATGCCACATTGTCTGATTCTTAACTACCATCTTGTCTTCCTCTAAAAACTACCATAATGTCATCCTGTTCAGTTCCATTGACTTCCTGATCTATCTGCATGCTGAAATAATCTCATTTAAGCTCATGTGTTGGGATTCAACAGGCTGAAGATGTGATGGGGCCCCTTCTCACAGAATATCTTGGTTCACCACAGCAGCAGGCTGCAGCTTCTGAAAGCAATTCTGAAATCGATGATATAAACAAAAATGAGGATACGATTGACTGCAAAAGTTATGATGGTCAAAATATAGATAGTTCAAAGCAGACAAATGATAATGGTGAAGGTCAGCAGCGTATGGTCACGTCAGCTGATCATCCTACCTG
This region includes:
- the LOC136496331 gene encoding zinc finger CCCH domain-containing protein 24-like, which translates into the protein MEDVLTPPQQQPELAGEKRKREEGSLDASTEDDPSAPASTGSAEDAAGSGVARHPMWKTSLCSFFRRRGAGAEGCSHGESCRYAHTEEELRPRPDGTWDPTSDRAKKLRKVAAEAQEEAEEEVTVDEQALDKCLVGLPRGWSADRLKSFLQDQEISYATAKKKKGMTVGFVTFQSVEQLTNAVQVLKENPSGGKEIKIVDANRRSHKKVHVEAPVSNTGTATENGSSPTTAEETPAPESDSSSKRSAREAVTPLAHMTYIDQLEHKKQSMAQILKKLTRNARKACPPAIPLPDWVFKSKEIGGLPCKLEGILESPVVNGYRNKCEFSVGYSLEGKKTVGFMLGNFREGVTAVEEPVNCPNVSEISCKYAQMFQDFLQSSGFPLWSRIDNSGFWRQLTVREGRCPAEAVVSQNAESQISEVMLIVQVCSTGVDEALMKEEFDKLSAALIQGAATCSPPLPLTTIVVQDHKGISNAAPTDCPLIPLLVPKGDQLDGTSEDKTRIHDHISNLKFSISPTAFFQVNTLAAERLYTLAGDWANLKSDTLLFDVCCGTGTIGLTLAHRVGMVVGIEMNESAVSDAHRNALINGIKNCRFVCSKAEDVMGPLLTEYLGSPQQQAAASESNSEIDDINKNEDTIDCKSYDGQNIDSSKQTNDNGEGQQRMVTSADHPTCASDEEVDGVNKVVDCSHDEHNVASGEQNCEKASLINDKPIETSDNSLEQGKACQDGSSNPNDNVLAANACQFKNVVAIVDPPRVGLHPTVIKALRTHPRIRRLVYISCNPESLVANAIELCTPTSEKQEKNKGNRGWRSMSSAGLARQRTKSMPNSEPFIPKRAMAVDLFPHTPHCEMVMLFER